A region of the Verrucomicrobiota bacterium genome:
GGTGAGAGGGGTTATGCAGCCGACAAAAGAACATCTTGAAAAAGCCGAACGTCAAATTTTCGACGATAGTATTTCCCTGAAACGAAAACTGGTGGCTCTTCGTATACTACAAGTTTGCGACAAAAGAACGGACGAAATAGCATGTAAGATGGTAGATGCTTATTACACCACCAGCGATTTCAACATGCAGGCTGAGATCTTCAATTTACTCGACGATATGGATACGCCTGAGCTGGCAACAGCATTACTTGAAGCATCCTCATCGAGTCCGAACCCTCGCGTTCGCAAAGAAGCCATTGATGCGCTTTCTGGGTTTTTGCCAGATCCGGAACTGTTCATTTGGCTTAAACGAGTCGCCTCCTCCGATTCAGATAAAGATGTTAGACGAGAAGCTGAAAGGCTCCTGAAAAAACACGCTGAAGATCTTGTTAATTAATCCTATCCAGATCCAAACCATGCAAAATTCCTGCCATAGTAATCCCGAAACAAATTTTATTCCCCAAAATCCCCCTCTAAACAATTCGATAAAGAACGCTAGATACCCTATATTAGTTGAAGAAAAAGAAACCTTAGTTCGCAGCGGGCGGACTTGGGTTTTCAAAGTTAGTAGAAGAGAAAGAAGCAGTATTCAGCCGAATATTTAGTTCATATGAATTCTGCCCTGAGAATTAGCTGGCCACTCCCCAAAGTGGCCAGCTTCATGTTTCTGATTGTTTTAAGCGGATGTAGCACCACTGCACAT
Encoded here:
- a CDS encoding HEAT repeat domain-containing protein, with the protein product MKPVVNNLLVLAALSLSIAAFLISLDLKTEDLVQTTTGDRIEELEREIAHLKGTVFEADLVASEGTVSTIQQIELTNIDSSEQEKINHMVESMRWTMTVRGVMQPTKEHLEKAERQIFDDSISLKRKLVALRILQVCDKRTDEIACKMVDAYYTTSDFNMQAEIFNLLDDMDTPELATALLEASSSSPNPRVRKEAIDALSGFLPDPELFIWLKRVASSDSDKDVRREAERLLKKHAEDLVN